Proteins from a genomic interval of Thermoanaerobacterium thermosaccharolyticum DSM 571:
- a CDS encoding HD domain-containing phosphohydrolase produces the protein MFKSYRSRLFAIIFGVSVFVYLLSFVHIIKGIGNNIFTSILILLISVFIAMRESKYMSYPLEKLNECVKRITNGEYDYNIDIDVTEEFAELSKNFNKMSSKLKSNYEELKKESQELIKKNNELQDLYMELEASYEQMEAVTNELEASESRYRTLVDNMSDILWFTDKEYNVEFINNRSLKFLDYLPDEMIGKKIFEYIDDDKKLMEDLMTGKINMSEIKFKKRDGSTILTETRVKLVKNSEDELLGIQGLSRDITDYCNAKKEILERNRQILAIGNVTQLLTKNLEPHDILYSIAEKISTILSSPLCTIRTVNESGKLELMVAAGELKDMPLLKELSLTSDENVKLLVSKEITILDANKFPADYVLLKRLKQLNVKNIISVPLISKDKAVGTLNILTTSRLANDISLLRSVADSVSIAIENANLYDNLRNWYLRAIDALAYAVEAKDRYTKGHSLRVSKYAAIIGESMGLPKDEIEKLKIAGILHDIGKIGISDKILTKPGKLTKEEYDKIKQHPSISRKILEPIGLSKDIIDGIEKHHERYDGKGYPFGLDDDNIPLIAAILCVADSFDAMTSDRSYRKGMPFDEAVNELLKYKGTQFNPRVVDSVISIYMRDRKKIERIKREIEIAN, from the coding sequence ATGTTTAAAAGTTATCGCAGCCGATTGTTTGCAATAATATTTGGAGTTTCGGTTTTTGTGTACCTTCTTTCATTTGTACACATTATAAAAGGGATTGGAAATAACATATTTACATCTATTTTAATTTTGCTTATTTCAGTTTTTATAGCAATGAGAGAATCTAAATACATGTCATATCCTCTGGAAAAATTAAATGAATGTGTTAAAAGAATTACAAATGGTGAATACGATTATAATATTGATATAGATGTAACAGAAGAATTTGCAGAGTTATCAAAAAATTTTAATAAAATGTCTTCTAAGTTAAAGTCGAATTATGAAGAACTAAAAAAAGAATCTCAGGAGTTAATTAAAAAGAATAATGAATTGCAAGACCTGTATATGGAACTTGAAGCGTCATATGAGCAGATGGAGGCTGTTACAAATGAACTTGAAGCATCAGAATCAAGGTATAGAACATTGGTGGATAATATGTCGGATATTCTTTGGTTTACCGACAAAGAGTACAATGTAGAATTCATAAATAACAGATCTTTAAAATTTTTAGATTATTTACCTGATGAAATGATAGGTAAAAAAATTTTTGAATACATTGATGATGATAAAAAATTAATGGAAGATTTAATGACCGGAAAAATAAATATGTCAGAAATAAAATTCAAAAAAAGAGACGGCTCAACAATTTTGACTGAGACTAGAGTCAAGCTAGTGAAAAATAGTGAAGATGAATTGCTGGGAATTCAAGGATTGTCTAGAGATATAACAGATTATTGCAATGCAAAAAAGGAGATACTGGAGAGAAATAGGCAGATTCTTGCTATAGGAAATGTGACACAATTGTTGACTAAAAATTTAGAGCCCCATGATATACTTTATTCTATAGCAGAAAAAATATCAACAATACTGTCTTCTCCATTGTGTACCATAAGAACTGTCAATGAATCAGGAAAATTGGAGCTTATGGTGGCAGCAGGGGAGTTAAAAGATATGCCTCTTTTAAAAGAGCTATCTTTAACAAGTGATGAAAATGTTAAGCTTCTTGTATCAAAGGAAATTACGATTTTAGATGCGAATAAATTTCCAGCAGATTACGTTTTGTTAAAAAGGCTTAAACAGCTAAATGTCAAGAATATAATTTCTGTTCCGCTAATATCGAAAGACAAGGCTGTAGGAACATTAAACATATTAACGACATCAAGATTAGCAAATGATATAAGCTTATTGCGATCTGTTGCTGATAGCGTATCTATTGCTATAGAAAATGCCAATCTCTACGATAATCTAAGAAATTGGTATCTAAGGGCAATTGATGCGCTGGCGTATGCGGTTGAAGCAAAAGACAGATATACTAAGGGACACTCTTTGAGAGTTTCAAAATATGCAGCAATTATAGGCGAAAGTATGGGGCTTCCAAAAGATGAAATAGAGAAGTTAAAAATTGCTGGCATATTACATGATATAGGTAAAATTGGAATATCAGATAAAATACTCACAAAACCTGGAAAACTTACAAAAGAAGAGTATGATAAGATTAAACAGCATCCTAGCATATCGAGGAAAATTTTGGAGCCTATAGGGCTTTCGAAAGATATAATAGATGGAATCGAGAAGCACCATGAAAGGTACGACGGAAAAGGCTATCCCTTTGGGCTTGATGATGATAACATACCATTGATTGCTGCGATACTGTGTGTTGCAGATTCATTTGATGCAATGACATCTGATAGATCATACAGAAAAGGGATGCCTTTTGACGAAGCCGTAAATGAATTATTAAAGTATAAAGGGACACAATTCAATCCGCGGGTGGTAGATAGTGTAATATCTATATACATGAGAGACAGAAAAAAGATTGAGAGAATCAAAAGAGAAATTGAGATAGCTAACTAA